The following proteins are co-located in the Paenibacillus sp. FSL H8-0079 genome:
- a CDS encoding DHA2 family efflux MFS transporter permease subunit, whose amino-acid sequence MILGAFLATLNQTIMSVATPELMGDFNISAATAQWLTTGYMLVNGVLIPITAYFMQRFSTKQLFQASMFIFLIGTIVSALASNFGTLLTGRMIQAAGAGIIMPLLMNVILTLFAPEKRGSAMGMVGFAIIFAPAIGPTLAGYILENYSWQTMFYGMIPLTLIVIAFAFVYLKNVSERVSTKFDTMSVVLSTIGFGALLYGFSRAGSLGWSSAEVLICIAAGIVSLALFTWRQLASDTPLLDLRAFKYNMFSLTTVISIAITMIMYADMMLLPLYLQNARGYTALESGLLLLPGALVMGFLMPVAGKLFDRFGAKWLAVIGMVITIVTTIGFIDLTDSTSYGYLVLMSTGRRIGMALLMMPIQTAGLNQLPPRLGAHGTAISNTVRQVAGAVGTSLLVSVMTSRTTAHVQDMMATGAANGLSQQQLATESMIQGINDAYVVIIGIAVVGLVLSFFIKRTKQAKEEEIKQVVRQKVSMNSN is encoded by the coding sequence ATGATTTTGGGAGCCTTCCTTGCAACGTTGAATCAAACGATCATGAGTGTTGCTACACCGGAGCTGATGGGTGATTTTAATATCTCCGCCGCAACAGCACAGTGGTTAACGACAGGTTACATGCTGGTGAACGGGGTGCTGATCCCCATCACGGCCTACTTCATGCAACGCTTTTCAACCAAGCAATTATTCCAAGCTTCCATGTTTATTTTCCTGATTGGTACCATCGTATCCGCTCTTGCAAGCAATTTCGGTACATTGCTGACAGGACGCATGATTCAAGCAGCGGGCGCCGGCATTATCATGCCTCTCTTGATGAACGTTATTTTGACCTTGTTTGCTCCTGAAAAACGAGGATCTGCAATGGGTATGGTTGGTTTTGCCATCATTTTCGCTCCTGCAATTGGGCCTACCCTTGCCGGTTATATTCTGGAGAACTACTCTTGGCAAACGATGTTCTACGGCATGATTCCATTAACTCTTATTGTCATTGCCTTTGCGTTTGTATACCTGAAGAATGTATCCGAACGGGTCAGCACGAAGTTCGACACGATGAGTGTTGTACTATCCACCATCGGATTCGGCGCATTGCTGTATGGCTTCAGCAGAGCAGGAAGTCTGGGATGGTCAAGTGCAGAAGTACTTATCTGTATTGCTGCTGGTATTGTTTCTCTTGCGCTGTTCACATGGCGTCAGCTCGCTTCAGATACTCCCCTGCTTGATCTGCGGGCTTTCAAGTACAACATGTTCTCCCTGACCACGGTCATCAGTATCGCGATTACGATGATCATGTATGCTGACATGATGTTGCTTCCCTTGTACCTTCAGAACGCACGTGGTTACACTGCACTGGAGTCCGGATTATTACTTCTTCCGGGTGCCCTTGTCATGGGCTTCTTGATGCCTGTAGCCGGAAAATTGTTTGACCGATTTGGAGCCAAATGGCTGGCTGTGATCGGGATGGTGATCACCATCGTGACGACAATTGGTTTCATCGACTTAACGGATTCAACCAGTTATGGGTACCTGGTATTAATGTCAACTGGCCGCCGAATTGGTATGGCTTTGCTCATGATGCCGATTCAAACTGCGGGGCTTAACCAACTGCCACCAAGACTCGGTGCACATGGTACAGCCATCTCCAACACCGTGAGACAAGTTGCTGGTGCTGTAGGTACTTCATTGCTCGTGAGTGTCATGACCTCCCGTACAACAGCACACGTACAGGATATGATGGCGACTGGTGCAGCCAATGGTCTCAGTCAACAACAGCTTGCCACAGAATCCATGATCCAGGGTATCAATGATGCTTATGTCGTGATCATCGGGATCGCGGTTGTGGGATTGGTTCTTTCCTTCTTTATCAAACGTACCAAACAAGCGAAAGAGGAAGAAATCAAACAGGTTGTTAGACAAAAAGTTTCCATGAATTCGAATTAA
- a CDS encoding response regulator transcription factor codes for MATILVADDDANIRELVCLFLKNDGFTTVEAADGKEALTLYGETTVDLVVLDIMMPVMDGWALCKELRRANPDLPLLMLTARGETWEKVKGFELGTDDYLTKPFDPLELTARVRALLKRYKIGSTHTIQFGNVILDRQTYKVMRGAESLTLPLKEFELLYKLAGTPGQVYTREQLIDQIWGIDYAGDDRTIDVHIKRLRERFATTPDFRIETVRGLGYRLEVYE; via the coding sequence ATGGCTACTATACTCGTTGCTGACGACGATGCGAATATTCGCGAACTTGTCTGTTTATTTCTCAAAAATGATGGGTTCACCACAGTGGAAGCTGCGGATGGTAAGGAAGCTCTCACTTTGTATGGTGAAACGACAGTTGATCTGGTTGTGCTTGATATTATGATGCCTGTCATGGACGGCTGGGCACTATGCAAGGAACTCCGAAGAGCCAATCCCGACCTCCCATTACTCATGTTGACGGCGAGAGGAGAGACTTGGGAAAAGGTGAAAGGGTTCGAACTGGGTACGGATGATTATTTGACCAAACCGTTCGATCCATTAGAGTTGACTGCTCGTGTCCGAGCATTACTCAAACGATACAAAATTGGCTCCACACATACAATTCAGTTTGGTAATGTTATTCTTGACCGTCAGACGTATAAGGTAATGAGAGGCGCGGAGTCGCTTACGTTGCCACTTAAGGAGTTTGAACTTCTGTATAAACTTGCTGGAACACCAGGACAAGTCTATACACGTGAGCAGTTGATCGATCAGATATGGGGGATTGATTACGCCGGAGATGATCGAACAATAGACGTACATATTAAACGCCTGCGCGAACGATTCGCAACTACACCTGATTTTCGGATTGAAACGGTGCGTGGGCTGGGGTACAGACTTGAGGTCTATGAATGA
- a CDS encoding HAMP domain-containing sensor histidine kinase: MIRSIYIRVVLTFLGSVIAGTIISFFVSTWIFEEKLNENAQINLRNFGQDVVQIYKALPVSEADLYVSGMKQLSSYHIRIYEPSGEFKTYGKLNGHKSAAVTSEQLKKVLDGGVVQETTSGIATGFLGLPLKTETGTKGIFLETLAPPSTSFVIKWGLIFASCSLIAGSLLILVASVYLVRPIKKLTKATKRIAAGDFNVKLNIKQTTEIGTLARSFEEMMHDLKQLEQMRREFVTNVSHEVQSPLTSISGYASALKQVNLSEQERNRYLDIIISEAKRMSKMSDSLLKLSLLESQSQQLRLNTLSLDEQIRRVIVALQPQWSGRNIHFELDLENVKVTADHDQLNQVWTNILGNSIKFSKDGGMIKVSMEEDFKNVTVRISDTGIGIPLEDQKRIFERFFKADRSHSRKYDGSGMGLAIVKQIVSLHQGDIRVESEPGQGTTFIITLPIHPPTDS; this comes from the coding sequence ATGATCCGATCCATATATATTCGTGTGGTCTTGACCTTTTTGGGGTCTGTTATCGCTGGTACGATCATTTCATTTTTTGTGTCTACCTGGATATTTGAAGAAAAATTAAACGAAAACGCACAAATTAACCTACGAAACTTCGGACAAGACGTTGTGCAGATCTATAAGGCCCTCCCCGTGAGTGAAGCGGACTTGTACGTCAGTGGAATGAAACAGCTCAGCTCCTATCATATTCGAATTTACGAACCTTCGGGTGAATTCAAGACTTACGGAAAGCTTAACGGACATAAGTCTGCTGCTGTGACGAGCGAGCAACTGAAGAAAGTGTTAGATGGGGGCGTTGTTCAAGAAACAACGAGTGGGATTGCTACAGGGTTCTTAGGGTTACCGTTGAAAACGGAGACGGGAACAAAAGGGATATTTTTGGAAACACTTGCGCCGCCTTCAACCTCTTTTGTGATCAAGTGGGGCTTAATCTTTGCAAGCTGTTCGTTGATTGCAGGAAGTTTGTTAATTCTCGTTGCCTCTGTATATCTGGTGAGACCGATCAAGAAATTGACCAAAGCAACCAAGCGGATTGCAGCTGGAGATTTCAATGTCAAACTGAATATTAAGCAAACGACTGAGATTGGCACGTTGGCTCGCAGCTTTGAAGAAATGATGCATGATCTGAAGCAGTTGGAGCAGATGCGCAGGGAATTCGTTACGAATGTTTCGCACGAGGTTCAGTCTCCCCTCACCTCAATATCCGGTTACGCTTCAGCACTGAAGCAAGTCAACCTCTCGGAACAAGAGCGAAACCGTTACCTGGATATTATCATCTCTGAAGCGAAACGAATGTCCAAAATGAGCGATAGCCTGCTCAAGCTGAGTTTACTTGAATCGCAGTCCCAGCAACTACGGCTTAACACCTTAAGCCTTGATGAACAGATTAGGCGGGTCATCGTGGCACTTCAGCCGCAATGGTCCGGGCGTAACATTCATTTCGAGCTTGATTTGGAGAACGTTAAGGTAACGGCTGACCACGATCAGTTAAATCAGGTATGGACGAACATTCTCGGAAATAGCATCAAGTTCTCCAAGGATGGCGGTATGATTAAAGTCAGCATGGAAGAGGATTTCAAAAATGTGACTGTTCGAATATCCGACACGGGCATTGGTATTCCCCTGGAAGACCAGAAGCGTATATTCGAGCGCTTTTTCAAGGCAGATCGTTCCCACAGTCGTAAATACGACGGGAGTGGTATGGGACTAGCAATCGTTAAACAGATCGTATCACTTCATCAGGGTGACATCCGCGTGGAAAGCGAACCTGGTCAAGGCACGACCTTTATAATCACGTTGCCCATCCATCCACCAACGGATAGTTAG
- a CDS encoding GNAT family N-acetyltransferase encodes MKYSAERIYVRFWNVEDASLLLDLQVRNRAEIENISASNRDESFYSLEGQRSLIESWDKKREDGKRYSFGIFLNTTDELVGEISVFEIILDSTPKWIVGYVTDILHQGKGYMSEALQCVLEFAKHETEITRIEAGAVPDNTGSIRVLQKAGFKENGSQPVPIQGTLKEHTMFAVDLL; translated from the coding sequence ATGAAATATAGTGCAGAACGTATCTATGTGAGATTTTGGAATGTGGAAGATGCGTCATTACTTCTGGATCTACAGGTTCGCAATCGTGCGGAAATTGAGAATATATCAGCGAGTAATCGGGACGAGTCTTTTTATAGTTTGGAAGGACAAAGGTCACTCATTGAGAGCTGGGACAAGAAAAGAGAAGACGGGAAACGATATTCCTTCGGTATTTTTCTGAATACAACGGATGAACTCGTCGGTGAGATTTCAGTGTTCGAGATCATATTGGATTCTACCCCAAAATGGATCGTTGGTTATGTGACCGATATTCTGCATCAAGGAAAAGGATATATGAGCGAAGCCTTGCAATGTGTGCTGGAATTTGCCAAACACGAAACTGAAATTACTCGAATTGAAGCTGGCGCTGTACCCGATAATACAGGTTCCATTCGTGTCCTTCAAAAAGCAGGATTCAAGGAGAATGGGTCACAGCCTGTACCAATCCAGGGAACGTTGAAAGAACATACGATGTTTGCTGTGGACTTATTATAA
- a CDS encoding alpha/beta hydrolase, translating to MNVSQQADKKIQSKGKTKKVLNILFKVLCAIIIAILLFVAIVYTVNQISTHSEQKRMEPYGQHVSVDGKNMNVFIQGEGEETIVLLPGFGTAAPALDFKPLISELSPYYKVVVVEPFGYGLSDQTEKERSTANIVSEIHEALQRLHIDRYILMGHSISGIYSLEYVNKYANEVSAFVGLDSSVPAISEQKIDSSDTQPIKWFRNLGFARVQLKLSADPYDGLPYDEQTKEQLNILIRKNMYNTTQLNEAESMYSNFKAAEQLTFPVNLPVLFFVQKNHPAADNWVPEHEKLIENSEHGEIVLLEANHYLYRSHAKDIAEKFRGFMTQQ from the coding sequence ATGAATGTGAGTCAACAAGCAGACAAAAAAATACAGAGTAAAGGCAAAACAAAGAAAGTGTTAAACATTTTGTTTAAAGTACTATGCGCAATCATTATAGCAATCTTACTTTTTGTAGCTATCGTATATACTGTTAACCAAATCAGTACTCATTCGGAGCAAAAAAGAATGGAGCCGTATGGTCAACATGTGTCTGTAGACGGGAAAAATATGAATGTGTTCATTCAAGGCGAAGGTGAGGAAACGATTGTGCTTCTGCCTGGCTTTGGAACAGCGGCACCAGCGCTTGATTTTAAGCCACTTATTTCTGAGTTATCTCCATATTATAAAGTCGTCGTGGTTGAGCCCTTTGGTTACGGATTGAGCGATCAGACCGAAAAGGAACGCAGTACAGCGAATATCGTCAGTGAAATTCATGAAGCGTTACAGCGTCTACATATTGATCGTTATATCCTCATGGGTCATTCCATCTCGGGGATCTATAGTCTGGAGTATGTGAACAAATATGCCAATGAAGTAAGTGCATTTGTCGGGCTGGATAGCAGTGTGCCAGCGATAAGTGAACAGAAGATTGATTCGTCAGATACACAACCGATTAAATGGTTCCGTAACTTAGGTTTCGCACGAGTACAATTGAAACTGAGTGCGGACCCTTATGATGGACTGCCTTATGATGAGCAAACGAAAGAACAATTGAACATTCTGATTCGAAAAAATATGTATAATACCACGCAATTAAATGAGGCAGAGAGTATGTATTCCAACTTCAAAGCAGCTGAACAACTAACGTTCCCTGTTAATCTTCCTGTCCTGTTCTTTGTTCAAAAGAATCATCCGGCAGCGGACAATTGGGTTCCCGAACACGAGAAACTAATAGAGAACTCCGAACATGGAGAAATAGTGTTGTTGGAAGCAAATCATTATTTGTATCGTTCCCATGCCAAAGATATTGCTGAAAAATTCAGGGGATTTATGACACAACAGTAA
- a CDS encoding cytochrome P450, producing MYKEVIRVEDITGFQSRSEEFFPLHWFRKMLSEHPVYYHEDTDTWNVFRYDDVKQVLSNHVYFSAEGTRTTIAVGAKNNEGTPPDKLNISSIDPPRHQKSRSLLSAAFTPRSLKNWEPRIRNIAQQLVAEIEPNTTIDIVQALAAPLPSMVMADLLGIPLTDSHRFKNWVDILFQPTNPKTAEESELKKQTAAQEYYQFLYPIVVHKRSHPGEDIITDLLNVDVEGEKFTEDEVVRTTMLLLGAGIETTSHMVSNTFYSFLYDDPSLYDQLRQNPELVPLAVEEMLRYRFHNAKRHRTVKQDNQLLGVDLKKGDVVISWMSAANMDEQMFEDPFELNIHRRNNKKHLTFGNGPHFCLGAPLARMELSIALTAFVEKVARIEPVESFDLENNLATSAPGQSLTHLPVKIVG from the coding sequence ATGTATAAAGAAGTGATACGCGTTGAGGACATTACAGGCTTCCAGTCCAGATCCGAAGAGTTTTTTCCACTTCACTGGTTTCGAAAAATGCTGTCCGAACATCCTGTGTATTATCACGAAGATACAGACACCTGGAATGTGTTCAGATACGATGATGTGAAGCAGGTCCTGAGTAATCATGTCTATTTTTCGGCTGAAGGAACTCGAACAACCATTGCGGTTGGAGCGAAGAACAACGAAGGCACACCTCCGGACAAATTAAATATCTCAAGTATCGATCCTCCCCGTCATCAAAAAAGTCGTTCGTTGTTATCCGCTGCTTTTACACCCCGAAGTCTGAAGAACTGGGAACCGCGAATTCGTAACATTGCGCAGCAGCTGGTAGCAGAAATTGAGCCGAATACGACCATTGATATTGTTCAAGCGTTGGCTGCTCCGCTGCCTTCGATGGTTATGGCTGATCTGCTCGGCATCCCTCTCACAGACAGTCACCGCTTCAAGAACTGGGTAGATATTCTGTTTCAACCCACCAATCCGAAGACTGCTGAAGAGAGTGAACTGAAAAAGCAGACTGCAGCTCAAGAGTATTATCAATTCCTGTACCCTATTGTGGTTCATAAACGGTCCCATCCTGGTGAGGATATCATTACGGATCTGTTGAATGTTGATGTGGAGGGTGAGAAGTTCACGGAGGATGAGGTTGTTCGCACGACCATGCTTCTGCTCGGAGCCGGTATTGAGACTACTAGCCATATGGTTTCAAATACGTTCTATTCCTTCCTGTATGATGACCCGAGTCTGTATGATCAACTAAGACAGAATCCCGAGTTGGTTCCACTCGCAGTTGAAGAAATGCTTCGTTATCGGTTTCATAATGCCAAGCGGCATCGGACAGTGAAGCAGGATAATCAACTGCTCGGAGTAGATTTGAAAAAAGGAGATGTTGTCATCTCCTGGATGAGTGCAGCCAATATGGACGAGCAGATGTTTGAAGACCCCTTTGAGCTAAACATTCATCGTCGGAATAACAAAAAACATCTTACCTTTGGCAATGGCCCACACTTTTGTCTGGGTGCCCCGCTGGCAAGAATGGAACTCAGCATTGCCTTGACTGCATTTGTGGAGAAGGTCGCTCGGATCGAACCGGTGGAATCCTTTGATCTGGAGAATAATCTGGCCACTTCAGCTCCGGGACAGTCGTTGACCCATCTGCCAGTGAAGATCGTTGGGTAG
- a CDS encoding AraC family transcriptional regulator has translation MPKPSMGNPLDTDMPLMITGQNQLTVDELMNWSDHSRDYSIVQCIGGTGRIAAKNHEFSIKKGTALILFPEVTYRYHNLSDSLRFDCLSFNGYLLPRFLHTLQIGELRAFKPDGMLHILLHEITLALQSRHKDQIWHVSALLYMLLVRLTIEGERYSVYERSDARLRLDELITFIKQNYHQDISLPMLAEQMDVTEQHLNRIFKKEFQMTPLEYLTRYRLLKAKEMLIENDATTAHEIAKAVGFNSASYFGSVFKKYEGISPIELRKQYLD, from the coding sequence ATGCCGAAACCTAGCATGGGGAATCCACTGGATACCGATATGCCGCTCATGATTACAGGGCAAAACCAGTTGACCGTTGATGAATTGATGAATTGGAGCGACCATTCACGGGATTACAGCATTGTACAGTGCATCGGAGGAACAGGGCGAATCGCAGCAAAGAATCATGAATTTTCGATCAAAAAAGGAACCGCTCTCATTTTATTCCCGGAGGTAACTTACCGTTACCACAATCTGAGTGATTCATTACGATTTGATTGTCTGTCTTTCAATGGCTATTTATTGCCAAGGTTCTTGCATACCTTGCAGATCGGGGAGCTGCGCGCCTTCAAGCCGGATGGAATGCTTCATATCCTGTTGCATGAAATTACGTTGGCGCTGCAGTCCCGGCACAAGGATCAGATCTGGCACGTATCCGCGTTACTGTACATGCTTTTGGTCAGATTAACCATTGAAGGTGAACGCTATAGTGTTTACGAACGTTCTGATGCCCGATTAAGATTGGATGAACTCATTACTTTTATCAAACAAAATTATCATCAGGATATTTCTCTCCCCATGTTGGCTGAGCAGATGGACGTAACCGAACAGCACCTGAATCGGATATTCAAAAAAGAATTTCAAATGACTCCATTGGAGTATCTGACACGATATCGGTTGTTGAAAGCCAAGGAAATGCTCATAGAAAATGACGCCACTACCGCTCATGAAATAGCCAAAGCTGTTGGTTTCAACAGTGCCAGTTACTTTGGATCGGTGTTCAAAAAATACGAAGGGATCTCCCCTATCGAGCTACGCAAGCAGTATCTGGATTAA
- a CDS encoding FAD-binding oxidoreductase, with amino-acid sequence MKKVIVVGSGILGASTAYQLAKHGAEVIIVDRKDIGQATDAAAGIICPWLSQRRNQDWYQLAKAGARFYPGIIAELESEGETETGYAQVGALSIHTDVDKINKMEERAHLRKADAPEIGEITPLDAKETHERFPLLEEHYQSVHISGAARIDGRALRDALIRSAQRNGAEVIHGDATLQYEADRVIGVTVNGQSFLADEVIVCAGAWANALLKPLGIHFKVHYQKAQIMHLHVTDGEDTGNWPVIMPPSDQYLLAFDQQKIVIGATHENDVEGYDTRVTAGGMQEVLNKGLELAPGLANSTFQEVRVGFRPFTPGFLPVMGSVTGWQGLITANGLGASGLTMGPFIGSQLAKLALGMELDIDIDPYTVGKAMDEIERGDS; translated from the coding sequence ATGAAGAAAGTCATCGTAGTCGGATCGGGTATTCTGGGGGCATCAACAGCCTATCAATTAGCCAAACATGGCGCAGAGGTCATCATCGTAGATCGAAAAGATATAGGACAGGCAACGGATGCAGCTGCCGGTATCATCTGTCCATGGCTGTCACAGCGACGTAATCAGGACTGGTATCAGCTCGCCAAGGCTGGTGCGCGGTTCTACCCTGGCATCATAGCGGAGCTTGAGAGTGAAGGAGAAACGGAAACGGGATATGCTCAAGTGGGTGCGCTCAGTATTCATACGGATGTGGACAAAATCAACAAGATGGAAGAGCGAGCCCACCTTCGCAAAGCAGATGCACCGGAGATTGGTGAGATTACACCTCTTGATGCAAAAGAAACCCATGAACGTTTTCCACTGCTGGAGGAACATTATCAATCCGTACATATCAGCGGTGCTGCACGTATAGATGGACGGGCGCTGCGCGATGCCTTAATCCGGTCTGCACAGCGAAATGGAGCAGAAGTGATCCATGGAGACGCCACGCTTCAATACGAAGCAGATCGGGTCATTGGTGTGACGGTTAATGGTCAGAGTTTCCTGGCAGATGAAGTCATTGTCTGTGCAGGTGCATGGGCCAACGCACTGTTGAAGCCACTCGGCATACACTTTAAAGTGCACTATCAAAAGGCACAAATTATGCATCTACATGTTACGGATGGGGAGGATACGGGCAACTGGCCCGTGATTATGCCACCGTCTGACCAATACCTCCTGGCCTTTGATCAACAGAAGATTGTGATTGGAGCCACTCATGAAAATGATGTAGAGGGTTATGATACAAGAGTAACCGCAGGGGGCATGCAGGAGGTTTTGAATAAAGGCCTGGAACTGGCACCAGGTCTTGCAAACAGTACATTCCAGGAAGTACGAGTTGGGTTTCGTCCGTTCACACCTGGCTTTCTGCCTGTAATGGGGTCTGTGACGGGCTGGCAGGGTCTGATTACAGCGAACGGACTTGGCGCCTCTGGCTTGACCATGGGTCCTTTTATCGGGAGTCAACTGGCGAAACTAGCTCTCGGCATGGAACTGGATATCGATATTGATCCCTACACTGTTGGCAAAGCAATGGATGAAATTGAAAGAGGTGACTCATGA
- a CDS encoding TetR/AcrR family transcriptional regulator, with product MKEEKKSAVDPRILRTRQLIRGAFVELLQEMDIEKLSVNKIAERATINRVTFYLHYRDITDMMEKMADEMIEHIERIVDEYAPHFEKQRTEEAWPVLVKLLEHFAENASFYQVVLATKRTPIFTERLLKLLSTLVKAKIDRVEMEDELEESGIHKEIAIWYGSSALIGTIVAWLRNDMPYSPHFLAKQFSLIRSYSYNDLI from the coding sequence GTGAAAGAAGAGAAGAAATCAGCCGTGGACCCAAGAATATTGCGAACGCGCCAGTTAATTCGAGGTGCATTTGTTGAATTGCTGCAGGAAATGGATATTGAAAAATTGTCAGTAAACAAAATTGCCGAACGAGCGACGATCAATCGGGTAACCTTCTACCTGCACTATCGCGATATTACGGATATGATGGAGAAGATGGCTGACGAGATGATCGAGCATATTGAACGAATCGTGGATGAATATGCCCCTCATTTTGAGAAGCAAAGGACGGAAGAGGCTTGGCCTGTTCTGGTCAAGTTACTGGAGCATTTTGCAGAGAACGCCTCGTTCTATCAGGTGGTACTTGCCACGAAGCGCACACCGATTTTTACCGAACGACTGCTTAAATTGCTGAGTACGCTGGTCAAAGCTAAAATTGATCGGGTGGAGATGGAGGATGAACTTGAAGAATCCGGCATTCACAAGGAGATTGCAATCTGGTACGGTTCTTCCGCCCTGATTGGTACCATCGTCGCCTGGCTGCGCAACGACATGCCTTATTCCCCGCATTTTCTGGCGAAACAATTCTCGTTGATTCGCTCGTACTCATATAATGACCTGATATAA